The Henckelia pumila isolate YLH828 chromosome 2, ASM3356847v2, whole genome shotgun sequence genome includes a window with the following:
- the LOC140878631 gene encoding ethylene-responsive transcription factor 14-like, protein MDGKQREKGKEGGGEVKYRGVRRRPWGKFAAEIRDTNNYGARVWLGTFATAEEAARAYDRAAYNMRGSLAILNFPNEYPCLGSHASSSISKNEADKGKEVFEFEYLDDKLLEDLLDFEEKSDTSTNK, encoded by the coding sequence ATGGATGGAAAGCAGAGAGAGAAGGGGAAAGAAGGCGGCGGAGAGGTGAAATACAGAGGCGTGAGGCGGAGGCCATGGGGGAAGTTCGCGGCGGAGATTCGGGACACGAATAACTACGGTGCCCGAGTGTGGTTGGGGACGTTTGCCACTGCGGAAGAAGCTGCGAGAGCATATGATCGTGCGGCCTATAACATGAGAGGTTCTTTAGCAATCCTCAATTTTCCTAATGAGTATCCTTGTCTCGGTTCACATGCATCTTCGTCGATATCGAAAAACGAGGCCGACAAGGGGAAGGAAGTGTTTGAATTCGAATACTTGGATGACAAATTGTTGGAGGATCTTCTTGACTTTGAAGAGAAGTCCGACACTAGTACGAACAAATAG